The Teredinibacter sp. KSP-S5-2 genomic interval GGCATGGAAACCATTAAGCCAAAGCTTGCCGCTGTACCAACAGCTCGAATCGCGGTCAAACCAAACGACATCAAAATAGGTACGCCCAATGCGCCACCACCCACACCGGCCATACCCGACAATAACCCCAATACGAATCCAAACGGTACGCGAAGTATAAATATATCTGGAACCTGAAACTTGGCAAAATTTGGAAAAACAAGAAGAAACGCCACGAACCAAAGCATACAAGCGAAAACCAAAGACAGTGCTACACCATGAGTGTTCACCACAAACTGGCTCGCCAAAATAACGCCCAACACAACCGGTATTACTAGCTTTAACGCTACCGATAAATCCATATTACCGAGACGGTAATGGGAGAAAGATGATGAGAGTGCATTCGGTAAAATGACTGACAAAGATGTTGACACCGCCATGGCCATCGCATGCTCATAAACCAAACCATAACGGGTAAAAAGAAACAGTAGCGCGGGCACCATGATCACACCACCGCCCAAGCCAAAAAGACCAGCGATAAAACCAGCAACAACACCAGTCGGCAATAATAAGCTCAACAGAGAAATCAGTTCATTAGTCATTAGGCTGCGTACACCCCGATGGAATAAGCTGGTCAGTGTAGCCAAAAAGACGATGAGAAATTAACCCCAACCATTCTCGTACAGCCCATTCGAGCTTTCGGGAGTTACCGAAAAAATCCCAATTCAGTCTAAAAACATCTTTTTTCAGTGTCTGATGATCGATGGCTACGGGTATTGGGTTCCAACCCTCACGACAAAACACTCCCATTGCTCTGGGCATATGGTAGGCGGAAGTAATCAGCACCCATTTTTCACCAGCATTCGGTTTGATCAAAGCCTTGGTATTTCGAGCATTTTCTCGTGTATTCCGCGACTGATCTTCAAAAAGAATGCGCGATGTATCCATTCCCAGTGAATCAAAAAGCTGTTTAGCCAATTGTGATTCGGTGTAATCAATTTCACTTCGCCGAACAAGGGAGGAACCACCAGAAAACACCAGTTGAGCATTTGGGTACCGATGAGCATATTCGATAAATGAAAAAAGACGTTCAGACGACGATTTTGTTTCAACCTGCTGCCAGTGATAGCTCGTGGCCAGACTAAACGAACCACCTAAAACAATAATGCCGTCGATATCTGGATCTGGATCTATTGAAGGTTGAGTTGAATATTGTTGCTCTAATGGAAGCAACAACCACTCACCTA includes:
- a CDS encoding sulfite exporter TauE/SafE family protein, yielding MTNELISLLSLLLPTGVVAGFIAGLFGLGGGVIMVPALLFLFTRYGLVYEHAMAMAVSTSLSVILPNALSSSFSHYRLGNMDLSVALKLVIPVVLGVILASQFVVNTHGVALSLVFACMLWFVAFLLVFPNFAKFQVPDIFILRVPFGFVLGLLSGMAGVGGGALGVPILMSFGLTAIRAVGTAASFGLMVSMPSVVAILITGEQFSEAPFGSIGLINVPAFLVLTFSSVFFAPIGAKVASKLPEKVLKIMFCILLVVMGARIFLSAWS
- a CDS encoding YdcF family protein codes for the protein MDTLYFYASKSIWVLVSPESLYFLLCIATVCSVLLQWKKLSRNLAWLLLTVTLINGVLPVGEWLLLPLEQQYSTQPSIDPDPDIDGIIVLGGSFSLATSYHWQQVETKSSSERLFSFIEYAHRYPNAQLVFSGGSSLVRRSEIDYTESQLAKQLFDSLGMDTSRILFEDQSRNTRENARNTKALIKPNAGEKWVLITSAYHMPRAMGVFCREGWNPIPVAIDHQTLKKDVFRLNWDFFGNSRKLEWAVREWLGLISHRLFGYTDQLIPSGCTQPND